From a single Tachypleus tridentatus isolate NWPU-2018 chromosome 6, ASM421037v1, whole genome shotgun sequence genomic region:
- the LOC143254569 gene encoding MFS-type transporter SLC18B1-like has protein sequence MSTSSIVCAASFILLGPAPFLPLETTLWLVIIAQVLLGLGAGGKVGFNHFLRVTVLRGFPDEIPTLTIVSGLFTCIVALGGHTSRSYGL, from the exons ATGTCCACATCAAGCATTGTCTGCGCAGCAAGCTTTATACTTCTTGGACCCGCGCCGTTTCTTCCTTTGGAAAC CACCCTCTGGTTGGTAATTATTGCTCAAGTTCTTCTTGGTCTTGGGGCGGGAGGAAAAGTAGGATTCAACCACTTCTTGAGAGTCACTGT ATTACGAGGTTTCCCAGACGAAATCCCAACTTTAACGATTGTTTCGGGGCTCTTTACCTGCATTGTTGCTCTTGG GGGGCACACTTCTCGATCATATGGGTTATGA